Proteins found in one Brachyspira murdochii DSM 12563 genomic segment:
- a CDS encoding DUF5682 family protein: protein MKKTNKKINKDSMKKDNNNFDEYFEESVKDNVIFFPIRHHSPACSYHLKNIFDSFKPDAVLIEGPSDCNDLMKYMTEEDTKAPFCIYSSYIDKENQKYRCYYPFLDYSPEFTAIREALKNNVHCSFIDMPYAFMIENSVPEKENLKDDEEINKENDTDIKRKKLISVYDNDDNRFNVNAYTTELTRKAGLRSFAELWERDFEINGIHKESKDFIRSVYALGYYMRLIEDEDFETRNREYVMAKNVKDALGKYNRVLVVTGSFHTKGIIDKLKEDEKNNKNLDKEYKHLNKYIVSNTASYLIPYSFEDADSRRGYRAGIEFPAFYNFVYKELENYSLQNNNNIGDIYLNVVMSFIIKASNIDRYNHNVTIPDCINAYYMAVNLAKLRGKESAGVYELIDAAKSAFVKGDISLENTSNLDLMMKLLSGISNGQVSSKSIVPPVIIDFRNKCREYKIKIDKTEEIESTLDIIKDKKHFEKSKFFHKMQFLDVGFCKLMRGPDYVNKVNKNLAREIWKYEYKPIVESSLIDKSVYGVTIEELASNLITERLDSNIDAREVSKLLIEADVMGIYNFFTDNYQKIEEAVLRDNNFINLCECLNNLSYLVNMEAINDNISKERESLFDNYDIIPIIEDLAKQVFVLAVSNMDDIKKLNEEEALKCSHYIKNLYSFILENTYWCDIDLFNDKIDSMLDNTFGSSHIYAVCLGIKYKSGRLEAYEFSNIVSNFLESCESEAAVYFLNGILLAARDILFINDSIIKSIDNTIKNIDEEKFIEILPNFRYAFTNLSPTEIERVSDIIAVMYGVKKEEVLIDINIDISEIQKAINIDNKVYNLLKETLL from the coding sequence ATGAAAAAAACAAACAAAAAAATAAATAAAGACAGCATGAAGAAAGATAATAACAATTTTGATGAATATTTTGAAGAGAGCGTAAAGGATAATGTAATATTCTTTCCAATAAGGCATCATTCTCCAGCATGCTCATATCATTTGAAAAATATTTTTGATAGTTTCAAACCAGACGCTGTACTAATAGAAGGACCAAGCGACTGTAATGATTTGATGAAATATATGACTGAAGAAGATACCAAAGCACCATTTTGTATTTATTCAAGCTATATTGATAAAGAAAATCAAAAATACAGATGCTATTATCCTTTTTTGGACTATTCTCCAGAGTTTACTGCTATAAGGGAGGCATTAAAAAATAATGTACACTGCAGCTTTATAGATATGCCGTATGCTTTTATGATTGAAAATTCTGTTCCTGAAAAAGAAAATTTAAAAGATGATGAAGAAATTAATAAAGAAAATGATACTGATATAAAAAGAAAAAAATTAATATCCGTTTATGATAATGATGATAATAGATTTAATGTTAATGCATATACAACAGAGCTTACAAGAAAGGCAGGGCTTAGAAGTTTTGCAGAACTTTGGGAGAGAGACTTTGAAATAAATGGCATACACAAAGAAAGTAAAGACTTTATAAGAAGTGTTTATGCTTTGGGATATTATATGCGTCTTATAGAAGATGAGGACTTTGAAACAAGAAACAGAGAATATGTAATGGCTAAAAATGTCAAAGATGCCTTGGGTAAATATAACAGAGTTTTGGTAGTTACTGGAAGTTTTCACACAAAAGGCATAATTGATAAATTAAAAGAAGATGAAAAAAATAATAAAAATTTGGATAAAGAATATAAACATTTAAATAAATATATAGTTTCAAATACAGCAAGCTATTTAATACCATATTCATTTGAAGATGCAGATTCCAGAAGAGGCTACAGGGCTGGTATAGAGTTTCCTGCATTTTATAATTTTGTATATAAAGAACTTGAAAATTATAGCCTGCAAAATAATAATAATATAGGAGATATATATTTAAATGTCGTAATGTCATTTATAATAAAAGCTTCCAATATAGACAGATACAATCATAATGTTACTATACCAGACTGTATTAATGCTTATTATATGGCGGTTAATCTAGCCAAATTAAGAGGAAAAGAATCTGCAGGTGTATATGAACTTATAGACGCTGCTAAAAGTGCATTTGTAAAAGGAGATATATCTTTAGAAAATACTAGTAATCTTGATTTAATGATGAAGCTTCTTTCTGGAATATCTAATGGGCAGGTATCTTCAAAGAGTATAGTGCCTCCTGTTATAATAGACTTCAGAAATAAATGCAGAGAATATAAAATAAAGATAGATAAAACTGAAGAGATAGAATCAACTCTTGATATTATAAAGGATAAAAAACATTTTGAAAAAAGTAAATTCTTTCATAAGATGCAGTTTTTAGATGTAGGTTTCTGCAAATTAATGAGAGGTCCGGACTATGTTAATAAAGTCAATAAAAACTTAGCACGTGAAATTTGGAAATATGAATATAAACCTATAGTAGAATCTTCTTTAATAGATAAATCAGTATACGGTGTTACGATAGAAGAATTAGCTTCAAATCTAATAACAGAAAGACTTGACTCTAATATAGATGCTAGAGAAGTGTCAAAACTTTTAATAGAAGCTGATGTTATGGGAATATACAATTTCTTTACAGACAATTATCAAAAAATAGAAGAAGCTGTATTAAGAGATAATAATTTTATAAATTTATGCGAATGTTTAAATAATTTATCATACTTAGTAAACATGGAAGCTATTAATGATAATATATCAAAGGAAAGAGAATCATTATTTGATAATTATGATATAATACCAATAATAGAGGATTTGGCAAAACAGGTATTCGTACTTGCTGTTTCCAATATGGACGATATAAAAAAATTAAATGAAGAAGAAGCTTTAAAATGCTCTCATTATATAAAAAATCTATATTCATTTATTTTAGAAAACACCTATTGGTGCGATATAGATTTATTTAATGATAAAATAGATTCTATGCTTGATAATACATTTGGAAGCTCACATATATATGCAGTATGTTTGGGCATAAAATATAAATCCGGAAGACTTGAAGCATATGAGTTTTCAAATATAGTATCTAACTTTTTAGAATCTTGCGAAAGCGAAGCAGCAGTTTATTTTTTAAATGGTATACTGCTTGCAGCAAGAGATATTTTATTTATTAATGACAGTATTATAAAAAGTATAGACAATACTATAAAAAATATCGATGAAGAGAAGTTTATTGAAATACTTCCTAATTTCAGATATGCATTCACCAATTTAAGCCCAACAGAAATAGAACGTGTTTCAGATATTATTGCCGTTATGTATGGAGTAAAAAAAGAAGAAGTATTAATTGATATTAATATAGATATATCAGAAATACAAAAGGCTATTAATATAGATAATAAAGTTTATAATTTATTAAAAGAGACTTTATTATAA
- a CDS encoding DNA adenine methylase: protein MRFIGNKENLVKNMYSILRSKNIYGEIFCDFFAGTANVGKFFKGLNYKIYSSDILYFSYCLQYAYIKNNTIPKFDKLLDYLNIKNNYLFSDSNLELILEYLNNIDSFEGFIYNNYTIGGTENKEYRRMYFSDENAKKIDAIRIEIDKWKNYNLINDNEYFILIASLIESVSFFSNVSGVYAAFQKKWDKRALKPFILKPINLIINEKENEVFFGNSINIIKNIKTDILYLDPPYNERQYAPNYHILETIARYDNPKIKGVSGMRDYSNQKSSFCNKKTALNDLEFIINNANYKYCILSYNNEGIMEKENIISVMSKVGKVDLIEFDYLKFKSNSNNNKKFIKEQLYILSI, encoded by the coding sequence ATGAGATTTATAGGAAACAAAGAAAATCTAGTAAAAAATATGTATTCAATACTAAGATCAAAAAATATATACGGTGAAATATTTTGTGACTTTTTTGCTGGAACGGCTAATGTTGGAAAATTTTTTAAGGGATTAAACTATAAGATATATTCATCAGATATATTATATTTTTCTTATTGTCTTCAATATGCTTACATAAAAAATAATACAATACCTAAATTTGATAAATTATTAGATTATTTGAATATAAAAAATAATTATCTATTTTCTGATTCAAATTTAGAATTAATTTTAGAATATTTAAATAATATTGATTCTTTTGAAGGTTTTATATATAATAATTATACTATTGGCGGAACTGAAAATAAAGAATATAGGAGAATGTATTTCTCAGATGAAAATGCTAAAAAAATTGATGCTATAAGAATTGAGATAGATAAATGGAAAAATTATAATTTAATTAATGATAATGAGTACTTTATTTTAATAGCTTCATTAATAGAAAGTGTTTCTTTTTTTTCAAATGTATCTGGAGTATACGCAGCTTTTCAAAAAAAATGGGATAAAAGAGCATTAAAACCTTTTATATTAAAGCCAATAAATTTAATAATTAATGAAAAAGAGAATGAAGTATTTTTTGGCAATAGTATAAATATAATAAAAAATATAAAGACAGATATATTATACTTAGATCCTCCATATAATGAGAGACAATATGCACCGAATTATCATATATTAGAAACAATAGCTAGATATGATAATCCTAAAATAAAAGGGGTATCTGGTATGAGAGATTATAGTAATCAGAAATCATCATTTTGTAATAAAAAAACAGCTTTGAATGATTTAGAATTTATTATTAATAATGCAAATTATAAATATTGTATACTAAGTTATAATAACGAAGGCATTATGGAAAAAGAAAATATTATATCAGTAATGTCTAAAGTTGGAAAAGTAGATTTAATAGAGTTTGATTATTTAAAATTTAAAAGCAATTCAAATAACAACAAAAAATTTATAAAAGAACAATTATATATATTATCAATTTAA
- the xerD gene encoding site-specific tyrosine recombinase XerD, with product MSVKQVSDQEILSMYLNYEAVEKGLSSNTLESYKRDIVIYLDFLTRNKKTILKATRKDIEKFLSERKEQGSKSRTVARNKVSIVNLYKFLVMENYISKNPTDNLEVIRLKRVLPESLTTTEVDDLLSVHNEKTDKGLRDKAIFELMYSSGLRVSEICSLRIDDIFFEGKYLKIRGKGNKERIVPINDRALDILQRYIQTSRVIMVKGKKTSELFLNFRGDKISRVGIWKIVKETMKKSNITKNVYPHTLRHSFATHLIQHGADLRAVQRMLGHSDITTTEIYTHVDSSHLKKQIAKHPKHSKHARQNTNI from the coding sequence ATGTCAGTAAAACAGGTTTCCGATCAAGAAATATTATCAATGTATTTAAATTATGAAGCAGTAGAAAAAGGCTTATCATCAAATACTTTAGAATCTTACAAGAGAGATATTGTTATATATCTTGATTTTTTAACTAGAAACAAAAAAACAATTTTAAAAGCTACAAGAAAGGATATTGAGAAATTTTTAAGCGAACGTAAAGAACAAGGTTCAAAATCAAGGACAGTTGCAAGAAATAAAGTAAGTATAGTTAATCTCTATAAATTCTTAGTGATGGAAAATTATATCTCTAAGAATCCTACTGACAATTTGGAGGTAATACGTTTAAAAAGAGTTCTGCCGGAATCGCTTACTACTACGGAGGTAGATGATCTTTTATCAGTACATAATGAGAAAACTGATAAGGGGTTAAGAGATAAAGCTATATTTGAGCTTATGTATTCATCTGGATTAAGGGTAAGTGAAATTTGTTCTCTAAGAATAGATGATATATTTTTTGAAGGCAAGTATTTAAAGATACGCGGTAAGGGCAACAAGGAAAGAATAGTTCCTATTAATGACAGAGCATTAGACATACTGCAAAGATATATTCAAACCAGCAGAGTGATAATGGTAAAGGGCAAAAAGACAAGCGAATTATTCTTGAACTTCAGAGGAGATAAAATTTCAAGAGTAGGCATTTGGAAAATAGTAAAAGAAACAATGAAAAAAAGCAATATTACTAAAAACGTTTACCCTCATACATTAAGGCATAGTTTTGCCACACATCTTATACAGCATGGAGCAGATTTGAGAGCAGTTCAAAGAATGTTAGGCCATTCAGATATCACAACAACAGAAATATATACCCATGTTGATTCATCACATTTGAAAAAACAAATAGCCAAACACCCAAAGCATTCAAAACATGCTAGACAAAATACTAATATATAA
- a CDS encoding aminotransferase class I/II-fold pyridoxal phosphate-dependent enzyme, whose amino-acid sequence MNRKIFLDKNENPYKPSKNIIKELEKFDINSLRFFPEYSPSKLDYEMAKYLNIETNSIISVNGMYEAFACIINSFDKYKIYLEEPYRDLYTKILEYYKMHFDIIEAKDDYNINLKKNMRSRNSIIIASNPNAETGMFINIKEIEEFLKHYEGIYVIDESYINFAGESAVKLINEYQNLIIIRSIAHSHSISGVNVNFILSNPSNIDSISKLRQKYAVNKISETIIAAALQDEKTSYKNIFDIVLERNRLDTLLSKEGFIVVPSRANFLLIKHIYKSADYIYNELLKRNIFVKNYDKENILSDFLRVTVSAHKINNIFLNELRDIVNN is encoded by the coding sequence ATGAACAGAAAAATTTTTTTGGATAAAAATGAAAATCCTTACAAGCCTTCAAAAAATATTATTAAAGAGCTTGAAAAGTTTGATATTAATTCTCTGAGATTCTTTCCGGAGTACAGCCCTTCAAAATTAGATTATGAAATGGCTAAATATCTTAATATAGAAACAAACTCTATAATATCGGTTAATGGCATGTATGAGGCTTTTGCATGCATTATAAACTCATTTGATAAATACAAAATATATTTAGAAGAGCCGTACAGAGATCTTTATACAAAAATATTAGAATATTATAAAATGCATTTTGATATAATAGAAGCCAAAGATGATTATAATATCAATCTTAAAAAAAATATGCGAAGCAGAAACTCTATTATAATAGCAAGCAATCCTAATGCAGAAACCGGAATGTTTATAAATATAAAAGAAATTGAAGAGTTCTTAAAACATTATGAAGGAATATATGTTATAGATGAATCATACATAAACTTTGCCGGAGAAAGTGCTGTTAAACTTATTAATGAATATCAAAACTTAATAATAATAAGATCCATTGCTCATTCGCATTCTATATCCGGAGTTAATGTGAACTTTATACTATCTAATCCTTCAAATATAGATAGTATTTCAAAATTAAGACAAAAATATGCAGTAAACAAAATATCTGAAACCATAATTGCAGCAGCTTTGCAAGATGAAAAGACTTCGTATAAAAATATTTTTGATATAGTATTAGAAAGAAATAGATTAGATACTCTCTTAAGTAAAGAAGGTTTTATAGTAGTGCCTTCAAGAGCCAATTTTCTTTTGATAAAACATATATATAAAAGTGCTGATTATATATATAATGAACTCCTAAAAAGAAATATATTTGTAAAAAATTATGATAAAGAAAATATACTCTCTGATTTTTTAAGAGTTACAGTATCTGCTCATAAAATTAACAATATATTCTTAAATGAATTAAGAGACATAGTCAATAATTAA
- a CDS encoding DUF4241 domain-containing protein has product MDKNFKEEFDKVKHLLKPNFDLDTAFRDKKFKDTKLDILEVGEINITSGKIIACDPLAYLYDDIEPFIQTVKPDKYKVSLLIIEEEERIAMAKISFSDNDPKTYELAVTGEEDLSDIEEGEFFGYPVDAGMGCVCDYETALKYLEYEKELEENGDFDNRYDDLFSDLLEDNAKKNPKYQSEYGDWLNWNVPESDSNIVLFSSGYGDGYYPSYFAYDENNDICAFYTVFIDLEDDGE; this is encoded by the coding sequence ATGGATAAAAATTTTAAAGAAGAGTTTGATAAAGTTAAACATCTTTTGAAGCCTAATTTTGATTTGGATACTGCTTTCAGAGATAAAAAATTTAAAGATACAAAATTGGATATACTTGAAGTTGGGGAAATTAATATTACAAGCGGTAAAATAATAGCATGCGATCCTTTGGCTTATCTTTATGATGATATAGAACCTTTTATTCAAACTGTAAAACCTGATAAATATAAAGTTTCGCTTCTTATAATCGAAGAGGAAGAGAGAATTGCTATGGCTAAAATTTCTTTTTCTGATAATGATCCTAAAACTTATGAGCTTGCTGTAACTGGAGAAGAAGATTTATCAGATATAGAAGAAGGAGAGTTTTTCGGATATCCAGTAGATGCTGGTATGGGCTGTGTATGCGATTATGAAACAGCATTAAAATATTTAGAGTATGAAAAAGAACTTGAAGAAAACGGCGATTTTGATAATAGATATGATGATTTGTTTTCTGATTTGTTGGAAGATAATGCTAAAAAAAATCCAAAATATCAGTCAGAGTACGGCGATTGGCTTAACTGGAATGTTCCAGAAAGTGATTCAAATATAGTATTATTTTCAAGCGGATATGGAGACGGATACTATCCTTCATATTTTGCTTATGATGAAAATAACGATATATGTGCTTTTTATACTGTATTTATAGATTTGGAAGATGATGGAGAATAA
- a CDS encoding cysteine hydrolase family protein: MPVKIPFEKIVNEDYIGKEINPISHNDIYSAAQNIDNNTKKEEDINLLIIDPQRDFIDPDKGALPVKNALEDIKRIIRFIYDNIENISSIYVTLDTHRYDSIFHPIMWKDASGNTVSPFTEITLEKIENNEIIPAYNKDIQTDYVRKLKEQGSQNLMIWSYHCIYASDGWLIEKQLYNMLMFFECYKKTNINKIIKGTDSFSEMYGVIRPEVSSKYTKQYDNSWVKDIIKSDKIYVCGEAKDYCVYESVKQFTEIYKDNKNALEKVNIMMNCCSDIGDKKISDEKYNKLSKDYGIKLINI, translated from the coding sequence ATGCCAGTAAAAATACCTTTTGAAAAAATAGTAAATGAAGATTATATAGGAAAAGAAATTAACCCTATAAGTCATAATGATATTTATAGTGCTGCACAAAATATCGATAATAATACAAAAAAAGAGGAAGACATTAATTTACTTATAATAGACCCTCAGAGAGATTTTATAGACCCAGATAAAGGAGCATTGCCTGTAAAAAATGCTTTAGAAGATATAAAAAGAATAATAAGATTTATATATGATAATATAGAAAATATTTCTAGTATTTATGTTACATTAGATACTCATAGATACGATTCTATATTTCACCCTATTATGTGGAAAGATGCTTCAGGAAATACAGTCTCACCTTTTACAGAAATAACATTAGAAAAAATAGAAAATAATGAAATAATACCGGCTTATAATAAAGATATACAGACAGATTATGTAAGAAAGTTAAAAGAACAAGGATCACAAAATTTGATGATATGGTCTTATCATTGTATATATGCATCAGACGGCTGGCTTATAGAAAAACAGCTTTATAATATGCTTATGTTCTTTGAATGTTATAAAAAAACAAATATTAATAAAATTATTAAAGGCACAGATTCTTTCAGTGAAATGTACGGAGTTATAAGACCAGAAGTATCTTCTAAGTACACAAAACAATATGATAATTCTTGGGTAAAAGATATTATTAAGTCAGATAAAATATATGTATGCGGAGAGGCTAAAGATTACTGCGTATATGAAAGCGTAAAACAGTTTACAGAAATTTATAAAGACAATAAAAACGCTTTAGAAAAAGTAAATATAATGATGAACTGCTGCAGCGATATAGGCGACAAAAAAATATCTGATGAGAAATATAATAAACTCTCAAAAGATTATGGTATAAAACTTATTAATATATAA
- a CDS encoding beta-ketoacyl-ACP synthase III: MKRAYIKNIAYYVPERILDNKYFESILDTNNEWIITRTGIETRHMARADETIFEMGLNAVKNLEKKGVDLNDVDAILVPTVTKDYIFPSMAGQLQNALGLKHCFALDLSAACSGYIYSLNTAVALIESGQCKNVLIVSSEKLTKDINWKDRGTAILFGDAATASLITTRDDGRGILGMHMQSEPDMSIVLNGGSVCPIREDVDAPEFKIYMAGSETFKRAVTEFSNSIDKVLASTGKQLSDVSFFVPHQANLRIMQAVAKRIGLPMEKVSVVLNKFGNCSSASIGLALTDALENNKIKDGDLVLLTGFGGGFTWGSTLMIW, from the coding sequence ATGAAAAGAGCATATATAAAGAATATAGCATATTATGTACCTGAAAGAATATTAGATAATAAATATTTTGAAAGTATATTAGACACCAATAATGAATGGATAATAACTCGTACTGGAATAGAAACAAGACATATGGCAAGAGCTGATGAAACTATATTTGAAATGGGCTTAAATGCAGTTAAAAACCTAGAAAAAAAAGGTGTAGATTTAAATGATGTAGATGCTATTTTAGTTCCTACTGTAACAAAAGATTATATATTTCCTTCTATGGCAGGTCAGCTTCAAAATGCTTTAGGGCTTAAACACTGTTTTGCTTTGGATTTATCGGCTGCATGTTCTGGGTATATATATTCATTAAACACAGCAGTTGCATTAATAGAAAGCGGTCAATGCAAAAATGTTCTTATAGTTTCTTCTGAAAAATTAACTAAAGATATTAATTGGAAAGACAGAGGTACTGCTATATTATTCGGTGATGCTGCTACTGCTTCATTAATAACAACAAGAGATGACGGAAGAGGTATTCTTGGAATGCATATGCAAAGCGAGCCTGATATGAGTATCGTATTAAATGGCGGAAGTGTATGTCCTATAAGAGAGGACGTAGATGCTCCAGAGTTTAAAATATATATGGCTGGTTCTGAAACTTTTAAAAGAGCTGTAACAGAGTTTTCTAATAGTATAGATAAAGTTTTGGCAAGTACTGGAAAACAATTATCTGATGTAAGTTTCTTTGTTCCTCATCAGGCAAATTTAAGAATTATGCAGGCTGTTGCCAAAAGAATAGGTCTTCCTATGGAGAAAGTAAGCGTTGTATTAAATAAATTTGGCAACTGTTCTTCTGCAAGTATAGGATTAGCTTTAACTGATGCTTTAGAAAATAATAAAATTAAAGACGGAGATTTAGTTCTTCTTACAGGATTCGGAGGCGGTTTTACTTGGGGATCTACTTTAATGATATGGTAA
- a CDS encoding DUF4026 domain-containing protein, whose protein sequence is MEYNEKLYNVFSSGEQRLESWMAAVFSKEYDHNISIDEVREILSESDEYMVLEFHEIEKSNFIRDKSKWEIAVKLQYLPMVMDESHHDCGCGGHCEDDECGCSHSHNEESEEENNDELSFYIALVDASSVTENVPEIFSVNTVREQDYNEACECKYAVHVSTTFDNFPLTDYQRQLKFLDSLVPEASIFLDMSCYTAHSGDWLSYTSTFALPASLDYLYTIHAVYDDDKDPNKVEYWFHTHGLYRVGSIELEIVGVEDPNASYGALLNTCAKMFIERGVPEAGFKFNPAYNVYVCWFPWQEALKKLNIADDVSGSAKDRNDGVHNTPSGILLAVDKDGNYHSLDYYKKELTDNPMFMMSYFETSLMREAAFEKLEYFLELLNKNKGDEKTSFLVKLGYGETEENPNDLEHLWFDVHDFTDDGYFDATLINEPYKDLGMHEGDRGMHSIERLTDWTIYSEEGEYNSRNIYLLFE, encoded by the coding sequence ATGGAATATAATGAAAAATTATACAATGTATTTTCAAGCGGCGAACAAAGATTGGAATCATGGATGGCTGCAGTATTTTCAAAAGAGTATGATCATAATATTAGTATTGATGAGGTGAGAGAAATACTTTCAGAATCTGATGAGTATATGGTTTTAGAATTTCATGAGATAGAAAAAAGCAATTTTATAAGAGATAAATCAAAATGGGAGATAGCTGTTAAACTTCAGTATTTACCTATGGTAATGGACGAAAGTCATCATGATTGCGGATGCGGGGGACATTGTGAAGATGACGAATGCGGCTGTTCTCATTCTCATAATGAAGAAAGTGAAGAAGAAAATAATGATGAGCTTAGTTTTTATATTGCATTGGTTGATGCTTCATCTGTTACAGAAAATGTACCTGAAATATTTTCTGTAAACACAGTAAGAGAACAAGATTATAATGAAGCATGCGAATGCAAATATGCTGTACATGTATCTACGACATTTGATAATTTTCCTCTTACAGACTATCAAAGACAATTAAAATTCTTAGACAGCTTAGTTCCGGAAGCCTCTATATTTTTGGATATGTCATGCTACACTGCTCATTCCGGTGATTGGCTTTCATATACCTCTACTTTTGCATTGCCTGCTTCTTTGGATTATCTCTATACTATACATGCTGTTTATGATGATGATAAAGATCCAAACAAGGTAGAGTATTGGTTTCATACACATGGTCTTTACAGAGTAGGCTCTATAGAACTTGAAATAGTAGGAGTTGAAGATCCAAATGCTTCTTATGGAGCTCTTTTAAATACCTGTGCTAAAATGTTTATAGAAAGAGGAGTTCCGGAAGCAGGTTTTAAATTCAATCCAGCTTATAATGTTTATGTATGCTGGTTTCCTTGGCAGGAGGCATTAAAAAAACTGAATATTGCTGATGATGTTTCTGGAAGTGCTAAAGATAGAAATGACGGAGTGCATAATACTCCTTCCGGCATACTGCTTGCTGTAGATAAGGACGGTAATTATCATTCTCTTGATTATTATAAAAAAGAACTTACTGATAACCCTATGTTTATGATGAGCTATTTTGAAACTTCGCTTATGAGAGAAGCTGCTTTTGAAAAATTAGAATATTTCTTAGAACTTCTAAATAAAAATAAAGGCGATGAAAAAACTTCTTTTTTGGTAAAGCTAGGATACGGAGAAACTGAAGAAAACCCTAATGATTTGGAGCATTTATGGTTTGATGTTCATGATTTTACCGATGACGGATATTTTGACGCTACTTTAATCAATGAACCATATAAAGATTTAGGTATGCATGAAGGCGACAGAGGAATGCATAGTATAGAAAGACTTACTGACTGGACTATATATTCAGAAGAAGGTGAATACAATTCAAGAAATATTTATTTATTATTTGAATAA
- a CDS encoding M48 family metallopeptidase, with protein sequence MNKIIIEYKKIKNIYIRVKPDLNIYVTAPKRVSKKYIYELIENRKDWIEEKKESIKKKNLYDISRKELINGDKIYYLGKCYELNILKSKKENIIINDNIINMYVNMKEDENFKDADINRKHKLLETWYKKEALKLFDTLLKKYCLIMSLEIRGFTVKKLKSKWGSCDTLKKYITLNIELMKYPIIVSEYIVIHELAHLIEANHSKKFYEIIKKYMPEYKKAKKILNSFFNDL encoded by the coding sequence ATGAATAAAATAATAATAGAATACAAAAAAATAAAAAATATTTATATCAGAGTTAAACCAGATTTGAATATATACGTAACTGCCCCAAAAAGAGTTTCAAAAAAATATATATACGAGCTTATAGAAAATAGAAAAGATTGGATTGAAGAAAAAAAAGAAAGCATAAAAAAGAAAAATTTATATGACATAAGCAGAAAAGAATTAATAAACGGAGATAAAATATACTATCTTGGAAAATGTTATGAGTTAAATATATTAAAATCAAAAAAAGAAAACATCATAATAAATGACAATATTATAAATATGTATGTAAATATGAAAGAAGATGAAAATTTTAAAGATGCTGATATAAATAGAAAACATAAACTGCTTGAAACTTGGTATAAAAAAGAAGCATTAAAACTGTTTGATACTCTTTTAAAAAAATATTGCTTAATCATGTCTCTTGAAATAAGAGGCTTTACTGTCAAAAAATTAAAAAGCAAATGGGGCTCATGCGATACTTTAAAAAAATATATTACATTAAACATAGAACTGATGAAATACCCTATCATAGTTTCAGAATATATAGTAATTCATGAATTAGCACATCTTATAGAAGCCAATCACAGTAAAAAATTCTATGAAATTATAAAAAAATATATGCCGGAATATAAAAAAGCAAAGAAAATACTAAATAGTTTTTTTAATGATTTATAA